One Brassica napus cultivar Da-Ae chromosome C4, Da-Ae, whole genome shotgun sequence genomic region harbors:
- the LOC125586288 gene encoding uncharacterized protein LOC125586288 isoform X3 produces the protein MLSSDSLVVMMTGGRSIFTLKLILRRFLWVGTLGSLGLIHLVRNSRDIFFVLFIYGRVTFCSDLLAEIEDPPKLSTKLTRALYRKLQQSPCTWVAYTTSRISAARFPDTYNASFQDPIPAENLEISAGDSVVSISTGASASGTEKSQPGDMTLRPSFRSRGNPSKAASASRGSDRNQGGSFLISMKEVLDDGGSKPVVETTPTEVVAQDAAPLPEVQVPEADYQAPKGTSEIEPSRHKRPRIDQGGASIRSSSSSSRGGTVGWSFTHSKPGSILDDSWGLAAIMRHLKSVGCPLPALKDLTNRDEYLDIAHCMGQLAGAVNRAQLRFENALCAAPNAGELAEVTEMVKAAKTDLDQARVRISELEAEVTRLGSKADAQQGEIESQKLDIQVKSRRINDLEAARKIAEHQVRELIASSRDSQKNKEAEVKLAVREGKKEVAEAYGKILVCVKEKFARKKDEVDALVYAQELQANADLLKDMLNNKIQSVEEEYNQLVALLPEATTAYEKAQVSDFSVSKLPLPQISESSVEAAIGGDGNVVDEGVPAGAGDPIQEEKED, from the exons ATGTTATCTTCAGATTCTCTAGTAGTGATGATGACTGGAGGAAGAAGTATTTTTACGTTAAAGTTGATCCTTCGACGGTTCCTGTGGGTCGGAACCTTAGGGTCACTTGGACTAATCCATCTGGTTAGGAATTCTagggatattttttttgttttattcatttatggCCGAGTAACCTTTTGCTCTGATTTACTTGCAGAAATCGAAGATCCCCCGAAGCTCTCTACCAAGCTCACCAGGGCTCTATACCGCAAGTTGCAACAGAGTCCCTGTACCTGGGTGGCCTACACCACTTCTCGAATAAGTGCAGCCAGATTCCCAGATACCTACAACGCCTCTTTCCAAGATCCCATTCCTGCTGAGAACCTTGAGA TTTCGGCAGGCGATTCGGTTGTATCGATCTCAACTGGTGCTAGTGCTTCGGGAACTGAAAAGTCTCAGCCAGGTGACATGACTCTGCGACCGTCATTCCGTTCTAGGGGTAACCCCTCTAAAGCTGCCAGTGCTTCTCGTGGAAGCGACAGGAACCAAGGAGGATCGTTCCTTATCTCAATGAAGGAAGTTTTGGACGACGGAGGATCCAAACCTGTTGTCGAGACTACTCCAACTGAGGTTGTAGCTCAGGATGCTGCTCCTCTCCCTGAGGTCCAGGTGCCGGAGGCTGACTACCAGGCTCCGAAGGGTACCTCTGAGATCGAGCCGTCGAGACACAAGAGGCCCAGGATCGATCAGGGCGGAGCTTCCATccgttcttcttcctcgtcctctagaGGAGGGACTGTTGGGTGGAGCTTTACCCATTCGAAGCCTGGGTCGATCCTGGATGACTCTTGGGGCCTAGCTGCGATAATGAGGCACCTGAAGAGCGTGGGATGTCCCCTTCCAGCGCTCAAGGACCTGACTAACCGAGATGAGTATCTCGATATTGCCCACTGTATGGGTCAG TTGGCTGGGGCTGTTAACAGGGCCCAGCTCAGGTTTGAGAATGCTCTGTGTGCTGCCCCCAATGCTGGTGAACTTGCTGAGGTTACCGAGATGGTTAAGGCAGCCAAAACCGATCTTGACCAAGCCCGGGTTCGAATTTCTGAACTCGAAGCCGAAGTGACGAGGCTAGGCTCGAAGGCCGATGCTCAGCAAGGAGAGATCGAGAGTCAAAAGCTCGATATCCAGGTGAAGAGCAGGAGGATCAATGATTTAGAGGCTGCTCGAAAGATAGCTGAGCATCAAGTACGTGAGCTCATTGCCTCATCCCGGGATAGCCAGAAGAACAAGGAAGCTGAAGTCAAGCTGGCTGTCAGGGAAGGGAAGAAAGAAGTCGCCGAAGCTTACGGCAAGATCCTGGTCTGTGTTAAGGAGAAGTTTGCTAGGAAGAAAGATGAGGTCGACGCTTTGGTGTACGCTCAGGAGCTCCAAGCTAATGCCGACCTCTTGAAGGATATGCTGAACAACAAGATCCAAAGCGTTGAAGAGGAGTACAACCAATTGGTGGCCTTATTACCAGAAGCGACAACTGCGTATGAGAAGGCTCAAGTCTCTGACTTCTCGGTCAGCAAGCTTCCTCTTCCCCAGATCTCGGAGAGTTCAG TCGAGGCAGCAATAGGAGGTGACGGCAATGTGGTCGATGAGGGAGTTCCTGCCGGTGCTGGTGATCCGATTcaggaagagaaggaagattga
- the LOC125586288 gene encoding uncharacterized protein LOC125586288 isoform X1, protein MLSSDSLVVMMTGGRSIFTLKLILRRFLWVGTLGSLGLIHLVRNSRDIFFVLFIYGRVTFCSDLLAEIEDPPKLSTKLTRALYRKLQQSPCTWVAYTTSRISAARFPDTYNASFQDPIPAENLEISAGDSVVSISTGASASGTEKSQPGDMTLRPSFRSRGNPSKAASASRGSDRNQGGSFLISMKEVLDDGGSKPVVETTPTEVVAQDAAPLPEVQVPEADYQAPKGTSEIEPSRHKRPRIDQGGASIRSSSSSSRGGTVGWSFTHSKPGSILDDSWGLAAIMRHLKSVGCPLPALKDLTNRDEYLDIAHCMGQLAGAVNRAQLRFENALCAAPNAGELAEVTEMVKAAKTDLDQARVRISELEAEVTRLGSKADAQQGEIESQKLDIQVKSRRINDLEAARKIAEHQVRELIASSRDSQKNKEAEVKLAVREGKKEVAEAYGKILVCVKEKFARKKDEVDALVYAQELQANADLLKDMLNNKIQSVEEEYNQLVALLPEATTAYEKAQVSDFSVSKLPLPQISESSGTFEINMFNPSFSGEYGSNLGLMAPDLAPVEAAIGGDGNVVDEGVPAGAGDPIQEEKED, encoded by the exons ATGTTATCTTCAGATTCTCTAGTAGTGATGATGACTGGAGGAAGAAGTATTTTTACGTTAAAGTTGATCCTTCGACGGTTCCTGTGGGTCGGAACCTTAGGGTCACTTGGACTAATCCATCTGGTTAGGAATTCTagggatattttttttgttttattcatttatggCCGAGTAACCTTTTGCTCTGATTTACTTGCAGAAATCGAAGATCCCCCGAAGCTCTCTACCAAGCTCACCAGGGCTCTATACCGCAAGTTGCAACAGAGTCCCTGTACCTGGGTGGCCTACACCACTTCTCGAATAAGTGCAGCCAGATTCCCAGATACCTACAACGCCTCTTTCCAAGATCCCATTCCTGCTGAGAACCTTGAGA TTTCGGCAGGCGATTCGGTTGTATCGATCTCAACTGGTGCTAGTGCTTCGGGAACTGAAAAGTCTCAGCCAGGTGACATGACTCTGCGACCGTCATTCCGTTCTAGGGGTAACCCCTCTAAAGCTGCCAGTGCTTCTCGTGGAAGCGACAGGAACCAAGGAGGATCGTTCCTTATCTCAATGAAGGAAGTTTTGGACGACGGAGGATCCAAACCTGTTGTCGAGACTACTCCAACTGAGGTTGTAGCTCAGGATGCTGCTCCTCTCCCTGAGGTCCAGGTGCCGGAGGCTGACTACCAGGCTCCGAAGGGTACCTCTGAGATCGAGCCGTCGAGACACAAGAGGCCCAGGATCGATCAGGGCGGAGCTTCCATccgttcttcttcctcgtcctctagaGGAGGGACTGTTGGGTGGAGCTTTACCCATTCGAAGCCTGGGTCGATCCTGGATGACTCTTGGGGCCTAGCTGCGATAATGAGGCACCTGAAGAGCGTGGGATGTCCCCTTCCAGCGCTCAAGGACCTGACTAACCGAGATGAGTATCTCGATATTGCCCACTGTATGGGTCAG TTGGCTGGGGCTGTTAACAGGGCCCAGCTCAGGTTTGAGAATGCTCTGTGTGCTGCCCCCAATGCTGGTGAACTTGCTGAGGTTACCGAGATGGTTAAGGCAGCCAAAACCGATCTTGACCAAGCCCGGGTTCGAATTTCTGAACTCGAAGCCGAAGTGACGAGGCTAGGCTCGAAGGCCGATGCTCAGCAAGGAGAGATCGAGAGTCAAAAGCTCGATATCCAGGTGAAGAGCAGGAGGATCAATGATTTAGAGGCTGCTCGAAAGATAGCTGAGCATCAAGTACGTGAGCTCATTGCCTCATCCCGGGATAGCCAGAAGAACAAGGAAGCTGAAGTCAAGCTGGCTGTCAGGGAAGGGAAGAAAGAAGTCGCCGAAGCTTACGGCAAGATCCTGGTCTGTGTTAAGGAGAAGTTTGCTAGGAAGAAAGATGAGGTCGACGCTTTGGTGTACGCTCAGGAGCTCCAAGCTAATGCCGACCTCTTGAAGGATATGCTGAACAACAAGATCCAAAGCGTTGAAGAGGAGTACAACCAATTGGTGGCCTTATTACCAGAAGCGACAACTGCGTATGAGAAGGCTCAAGTCTCTGACTTCTCGGTCAGCAAGCTTCCTCTTCCCCAGATCTCGGAGAGTTCAGGTACTTTCGAGATtaacatgtttaatccatccTTTTCTGGGGAGTATGGCTCTAATTTGGGTTTGATGGCTCCTGACTTAGCTCCAGTCGAGGCAGCAATAGGAGGTGACGGCAATGTGGTCGATGAGGGAGTTCCTGCCGGTGCTGGTGATCCGATTcaggaagagaaggaagattga
- the LOC125586288 gene encoding uncharacterized protein LOC125586288 isoform X4, translating to MTLRPSFRSRGNPSKAASASRGSDRNQGGSFLISMKEVLDDGGSKPVVETTPTEVVAQDAAPLPEVQVPEADYQAPKGTSEIEPSRHKRPRIDQGGASIRSSSSSSRGGTVGWSFTHSKPGSILDDSWGLAAIMRHLKSVGCPLPALKDLTNRDEYLDIAHCMGQLAGAVNRAQLRFENALCAAPNAGELAEVTEMVKAAKTDLDQARVRISELEAEVTRLGSKADAQQGEIESQKLDIQVKSRRINDLEAARKIAEHQVRELIASSRDSQKNKEAEVKLAVREGKKEVAEAYGKILVCVKEKFARKKDEVDALVYAQELQANADLLKDMLNNKIQSVEEEYNQLVALLPEATTAYEKAQVSDFSVSKLPLPQISESSGTFEINMFNPSFSGEYGSNLGLMAPDLAPVEAAIGGDGNVVDEGVPAGAGDPIQEEKED from the exons ATGACTCTGCGACCGTCATTCCGTTCTAGGGGTAACCCCTCTAAAGCTGCCAGTGCTTCTCGTGGAAGCGACAGGAACCAAGGAGGATCGTTCCTTATCTCAATGAAGGAAGTTTTGGACGACGGAGGATCCAAACCTGTTGTCGAGACTACTCCAACTGAGGTTGTAGCTCAGGATGCTGCTCCTCTCCCTGAGGTCCAGGTGCCGGAGGCTGACTACCAGGCTCCGAAGGGTACCTCTGAGATCGAGCCGTCGAGACACAAGAGGCCCAGGATCGATCAGGGCGGAGCTTCCATccgttcttcttcctcgtcctctagaGGAGGGACTGTTGGGTGGAGCTTTACCCATTCGAAGCCTGGGTCGATCCTGGATGACTCTTGGGGCCTAGCTGCGATAATGAGGCACCTGAAGAGCGTGGGATGTCCCCTTCCAGCGCTCAAGGACCTGACTAACCGAGATGAGTATCTCGATATTGCCCACTGTATGGGTCAG TTGGCTGGGGCTGTTAACAGGGCCCAGCTCAGGTTTGAGAATGCTCTGTGTGCTGCCCCCAATGCTGGTGAACTTGCTGAGGTTACCGAGATGGTTAAGGCAGCCAAAACCGATCTTGACCAAGCCCGGGTTCGAATTTCTGAACTCGAAGCCGAAGTGACGAGGCTAGGCTCGAAGGCCGATGCTCAGCAAGGAGAGATCGAGAGTCAAAAGCTCGATATCCAGGTGAAGAGCAGGAGGATCAATGATTTAGAGGCTGCTCGAAAGATAGCTGAGCATCAAGTACGTGAGCTCATTGCCTCATCCCGGGATAGCCAGAAGAACAAGGAAGCTGAAGTCAAGCTGGCTGTCAGGGAAGGGAAGAAAGAAGTCGCCGAAGCTTACGGCAAGATCCTGGTCTGTGTTAAGGAGAAGTTTGCTAGGAAGAAAGATGAGGTCGACGCTTTGGTGTACGCTCAGGAGCTCCAAGCTAATGCCGACCTCTTGAAGGATATGCTGAACAACAAGATCCAAAGCGTTGAAGAGGAGTACAACCAATTGGTGGCCTTATTACCAGAAGCGACAACTGCGTATGAGAAGGCTCAAGTCTCTGACTTCTCGGTCAGCAAGCTTCCTCTTCCCCAGATCTCGGAGAGTTCAGGTACTTTCGAGATtaacatgtttaatccatccTTTTCTGGGGAGTATGGCTCTAATTTGGGTTTGATGGCTCCTGACTTAGCTCCAGTCGAGGCAGCAATAGGAGGTGACGGCAATGTGGTCGATGAGGGAGTTCCTGCCGGTGCTGGTGATCCGATTcaggaagagaaggaagattga
- the LOC125586288 gene encoding uncharacterized protein LOC125586288 isoform X2, with translation MLSSDSLVVMMTGGRSIFTLKLILRRFLWVGTLGSLGLIHLVRNSRDIFFVLFIYGRVTFCSDLLAEIEDPPKLSTKLTRALYRKLQQSPCTWVAYTTSRISAARFPDTYNASFQDPIPAENLEISAGDSVVSISTGASASGTEKSQPGDMTLRPSFRSRGNPSKAASASRGSDRNQGGSFLISMKEVLDDGGSKPVVETTPTEVVAQDAAPLPEVQVPEADYQAPKGTSEIEPSRHKRPRIDQGGASIRSSSSSSRGGTVGWSFTHSKPGSILDDSWGLAAIMRHLKSVGCPLPALKDLTNRDEYLDIAHCMGQLAGAVNRAQLRFENALCAAPNAGELAEVTEMVKAAKTDLDQARVRISELEAEVTRLGSKADAQQGEIESQKLDIQVKSRRINDLEAARKIAEHQVRELIASSRDSQKNKEAEVKLAVREGKKEVAEAYGKILVCVKEKFARKKDEVDALVYAQELQANADLLKDMLNNKIQSVEEEYNQLVALLPEATTAYEKAQVSDFSVSKLPLPQISESSAPVEAAIGGDGNVVDEGVPAGAGDPIQEEKED, from the exons ATGTTATCTTCAGATTCTCTAGTAGTGATGATGACTGGAGGAAGAAGTATTTTTACGTTAAAGTTGATCCTTCGACGGTTCCTGTGGGTCGGAACCTTAGGGTCACTTGGACTAATCCATCTGGTTAGGAATTCTagggatattttttttgttttattcatttatggCCGAGTAACCTTTTGCTCTGATTTACTTGCAGAAATCGAAGATCCCCCGAAGCTCTCTACCAAGCTCACCAGGGCTCTATACCGCAAGTTGCAACAGAGTCCCTGTACCTGGGTGGCCTACACCACTTCTCGAATAAGTGCAGCCAGATTCCCAGATACCTACAACGCCTCTTTCCAAGATCCCATTCCTGCTGAGAACCTTGAGA TTTCGGCAGGCGATTCGGTTGTATCGATCTCAACTGGTGCTAGTGCTTCGGGAACTGAAAAGTCTCAGCCAGGTGACATGACTCTGCGACCGTCATTCCGTTCTAGGGGTAACCCCTCTAAAGCTGCCAGTGCTTCTCGTGGAAGCGACAGGAACCAAGGAGGATCGTTCCTTATCTCAATGAAGGAAGTTTTGGACGACGGAGGATCCAAACCTGTTGTCGAGACTACTCCAACTGAGGTTGTAGCTCAGGATGCTGCTCCTCTCCCTGAGGTCCAGGTGCCGGAGGCTGACTACCAGGCTCCGAAGGGTACCTCTGAGATCGAGCCGTCGAGACACAAGAGGCCCAGGATCGATCAGGGCGGAGCTTCCATccgttcttcttcctcgtcctctagaGGAGGGACTGTTGGGTGGAGCTTTACCCATTCGAAGCCTGGGTCGATCCTGGATGACTCTTGGGGCCTAGCTGCGATAATGAGGCACCTGAAGAGCGTGGGATGTCCCCTTCCAGCGCTCAAGGACCTGACTAACCGAGATGAGTATCTCGATATTGCCCACTGTATGGGTCAG TTGGCTGGGGCTGTTAACAGGGCCCAGCTCAGGTTTGAGAATGCTCTGTGTGCTGCCCCCAATGCTGGTGAACTTGCTGAGGTTACCGAGATGGTTAAGGCAGCCAAAACCGATCTTGACCAAGCCCGGGTTCGAATTTCTGAACTCGAAGCCGAAGTGACGAGGCTAGGCTCGAAGGCCGATGCTCAGCAAGGAGAGATCGAGAGTCAAAAGCTCGATATCCAGGTGAAGAGCAGGAGGATCAATGATTTAGAGGCTGCTCGAAAGATAGCTGAGCATCAAGTACGTGAGCTCATTGCCTCATCCCGGGATAGCCAGAAGAACAAGGAAGCTGAAGTCAAGCTGGCTGTCAGGGAAGGGAAGAAAGAAGTCGCCGAAGCTTACGGCAAGATCCTGGTCTGTGTTAAGGAGAAGTTTGCTAGGAAGAAAGATGAGGTCGACGCTTTGGTGTACGCTCAGGAGCTCCAAGCTAATGCCGACCTCTTGAAGGATATGCTGAACAACAAGATCCAAAGCGTTGAAGAGGAGTACAACCAATTGGTGGCCTTATTACCAGAAGCGACAACTGCGTATGAGAAGGCTCAAGTCTCTGACTTCTCGGTCAGCAAGCTTCCTCTTCCCCAGATCTCGGAGAGTTCAG CTCCAGTCGAGGCAGCAATAGGAGGTGACGGCAATGTGGTCGATGAGGGAGTTCCTGCCGGTGCTGGTGATCCGATTcaggaagagaaggaagattga